The nucleotide window GGTCTTCCGAGTCTAGAACATCGCGATCGGGTTCACGGGGCTTCCGGTGCCGCGGGCGACGTTCAGCGGCAGCCCCATGAACATGAACTCGTAGCGGCCCTCCTCGGCGCACGCGGCGGCCAGCGGCTCGAGCAGCGCGTTGTCGAGCAGCGCGACGCCGAAGTTGAACAGCACGCCATGCATCGGGAACGCGAGGTTGTAGGGGTCGGGACGCGCGTCCATCATGTCCCAGCCGAGGAGCGCGACGTCGTGGTCGCGTACGAACTTCGCGCAGGTGGCGCTGAGACCGGGGCGGTCGCCGCCGCCGTACTCGCCGCCGGCGCGTACGTAGGCATCCTTGCCGCTGTAGACGAGCAGCGCGTCGCCGGGCTCCACGGTCACCCCGTGCGCCTCGGCGATCGCTTCCAGCTCCCAACCCTGCACCGGCCGGTCCGGCGTGACGTGCGGCTCGCCGCGGTGGCGCGGCACGTCGAGCAGGACGCCCTTCGTGACGATGCCGTCGCTCCAGGCGTCGATGGCGCCCCAGGCGGCGCCCTGCGTGGTCACCCCGGTGTCCGGGTCGTGGCCCTGCCACATCCCGTCGACGTCCCACATGTGACAGAGGGCGTCGATGTGCGTGACGGTCTGACCGTGGTAGATGAAGCCGAGATAGTCGACGCAGACGCCCGCGCCGTTCGGACGCGGACTCTTGCGGATGAAGTGCTGCTCCGGCTCGAACACCCGGCTCATCGAGACCCTGCGGCCGTTGCGGACCAGACGGGCCGCCGCGGCGCTCTTTTCCGGCGTGATGAGGTTGACCGCGCCCTTCTGGTCGTCGTCGCCCCAGCGCCCCCAGTTGCGGAGGTCGCGATACCACGACTCCACCTCGGCCTGCGAAGGCATCGGCCGGTCCGACTGCCCGGCGACCGGCGCGATCCTGGCCGCTGGCGTCCCGGCAGCGGCCGTCTGCCGTGTGTGGCGTTCGAGGAGTTCCGAAGGGGAGAAGGCCCCGCCGGGCACCGCGTTGCCGGGATGGGCTCCGCCCGGGGTGGTTCCGCGCGCGGCGGTAGCGACTCCCGCTCCGGCTGCTGCCGCGCCGATGGTCGTCAGGAACCGTCGTCGTGAAGAGGCCATCATCTGCCGTCCTTTCTTGCGCTCGGGCCGGCATCGCCCGCCAGTCGGCGACAGGCCTCCGGCGTCGTCCTGCACGGGCGCCGCACGTCCGAGGCGCGGAGTCGCGGAAGACGAGACCGTCAATGCTACCGCAGCCGGATGCCGATTGACACGCTGCGTTTCGTTCGTTCAAACTAGGCTGCTTTCTCGCCGTTTGCGGGGTGTCTTCCGCCCGGCGCCTGGGCTGCCAGCGCCGCCGGACCCCGCCCGAGGCCACAGAGATGCAGAGAGTCCCGCGTTTCGCGCTCGCTTTGCTGGTGGCTGGTTTCGCCGCCGCCGTGATCGCCGCGCCCGCGGCCGGACAGCAGGCGGCCGACGGCGTCGACGGTCAGGCGCTCGTCGACCGCTACTGCGTCACCTGCCACAACGACCGCCTGGAGACCGGCGGCTTCTCTTTCGATCCGCTCGACGCCGCCGACGTGGCGGCGCATCCGGAGGCGTGGGAGAAGGTGGTGCGCAAGCTGCGCGCCGGGGCCATGCCGCCCCGCCCCCGCCCGCGTCCCGACCAGGAGGCCTACGACGGCTTTCGCACGTGGCTCGAAGGGGAGCTCGACGCCGCGGCGGCGGCGAGCCTGGACCCGGGCCGGACGGAGACGTTCCACCGGCTCAGCCGGACCGAGTACCGCAACGCCGTCCGTGACCTGCTCGCCCTCGATGTCGATGTCCAGGATCTGCTTCCGGCCGACGACACGAGCTACGGCTTCGACAACATCGCCGGCGTGCTCGGCGTGTCGCCGACCCTGATGGAGCGGTATCTGTCGGCCGCGCGCAAGATCAGCCGCCTCGCCGTCGCCTCGCCGGTGCCCTCGCCGACCGCGGAGACGTTTCGGATTGCTTCCGATCTGGGGCAGGACCGCCGCATGGATCGGCTGCCTTTCGGCACCCGCGGCGGCATGGTCGTCGACTACAACTTTCCCGAAGACGCGGAGTACGTCTTCGAGGTTCTTCCGGACGGACCGCTGCGCATCGAGCCGCACGACCTGGAGGTCACCATCGACGGCGAGCGGATCGCGCTGCTCACCGTCGGCAAGGCGCCCGACCCCGACGATCCGCGCGGTCTCTACACGCCGCAGATCGAGACGCTCGAGGTGCGCACGCCGGTCACCGCCGGGCCGCACGCGGTCGGCGTCGCCTTCCTGCGCAAGACGTCGGCGGAGCCGGAGGGGATCCGCAAGCTCTACCTGCGGCCGTTCACCGGCGAGGGTTCGGGGGGCGACTCGCGCTTCCAGCCCTACGTCGAGAGCCTGACGATTGCCGGGCCGTACGAATCCAGCGGCGCCCGGCCGGTCGAAGGGACGCCGAGCCGCGACCGCATCTTCACGTGCCGTCCCGGGCCGGGAGCGGGCACGGCAGAAGAAGCCGCGTGCGCGCGGGGGATCCTGTCGGCAATCGCGCGGCGTGCGTACCGCCGGCCCGTGGCCGACGATGACGTCGAGCGGCTTCTGACCTTCTACGAGCGGGGACGCGCAGGAGGCAGCTTCGACACCGGCGTCGAGATGGCGCTGCGGCGGCTGCTGGTCAGCCCCGAGTTCCTGTTCCGCGTCGAGCGCGATCCGGAGGGTGTCGAGGCCGGCGAGAGCTACCGGGTCAGCGACCTGGAGCTGGCGTCCCGGCTGTCGTTCTTCCTCTGGAGCAGCATTCCGGACGACGAGCTTCTGGACGTGGCTGAACGCCGGGAGCTGAGCGTCCCGGCGGTCTTCGAGGCGCAGGTCGAGCGCATGCTCGCCGACCCGCGGTCCGAGGCCCTGGTCGGCAACTTCGCAGGTCAGTGGCTGACGCTGCGCAACGCCGCCGCCGTGCAGCCGGACGAGGACGAGTTTCCCGATTTCGGCGAGAGACTGCGGCAAGGCTTCCGGCGCGAGACGGAGCTGCTGTTCTCCAGCGTGCTTCGCGAGGACCGCAGCGCCCTCGACCTGCTGAACGCCGACTACACCTTCGTCGACGAGCGGCTCGCCCGGCATTACGGCATTCCGAACGTGCGCGGCAGCCACTTCCGCCGCGTGGCGCTGGAGGACGGCGCACGGGGCGGCCTGCTCGGCCACGGCAGCATCCTGACCGTGACGTCCTACGCCAATCGGACGTCGCCGGTGAACCGCGGCAAGTGGGTTCTGGAGAACATCCTCGGGACGCCGCCGCCGCCGCCGCCGCCGGACGTGCCCGACCTGGAGACGGCCGAGGGCGGTCAGGCATTGTCCATGCGCGAGGCGATGGAGCAGCACCGTGCGAACCCGGTCTGCGCGAGCTGTCACCGCTTGATGGATCCGCTCGGGCTGGCGCTGGAGAACTTCGACGCGATCGGCCGCTGGCGCGACCGCGGCGAGACGCGCGGCGCGATAGACGCGACCGGAGCGCTGCCGGACGGGACGCCGTTCGACGGGCCGGCGGGTCTCAAGGATGCGCTGCTGCGCCACCCGGAACGGTTCGTCACGACCGTGACCGAGAAGTTGATGACCTACGCCCTCGGGCGGGGCATCGAGTATTACGATGCACCGGCGGTGCGCGCTATCGTTCGCGGCGCCGCCGAAGACGGGTACCGACTGTCATCGCTCGTCAAGGGCGTCGTCCGGAGCGCACCGTTTCAGATGAGGAGATCGCCGTCATGATCATCACCAGAACGTCACTGCCCCGGCGGACCTTCCTGCGCGGGATGGGCGCCACCCTGGCGCTGCCGCTGCTCGACGCGATGGTGCCCGCCGCGACCGCGCTGGCGAAGACCGCCGCGCGGCCGTCGCCGCGGCTCGGCTTCATCTACATCCCGAACGGCGCGAACATGGCGCAGTGGACGCCGGCCGGCGACGGCGGGACGCTGTCGCTGTCGCGGAGCCTGAAGCCGCTCGAGAAGGTGCGCAGCCACGTGGTGATCCCGACCGGCCTGGATCACCGGCAGGCCGAGGCGTGGGGCGACGGCAACGGCGAGCACTCGCGGGCGAGCGCGGTCTGGCTGAACGGCATTCACCCGAAGCGGACCGAGGGCGCCGACGTGCAGGCGGGGACCACCGCCGACCAGATCGCCGCCGCCGCGCTCGGACAGGAGACGCCGCTGCCGTCGCTCGAGCTGGCGTTGGAGAACAGCTTCGTCGTCGGCAACTGCGACAACGGCTATAGCTGCGTCTACACGAACACGTTCTCGTGGCGCACGCCGACGACGCCGCTGCCGATGGAGCACAACCCGCGCGTCGTCTTCGAGCGGCTGTTCGGCGAGGGCGGCACCGAGGAGCAGCGTGTCGCCCGGCTGCAGGACGACCGCAGCATCCTCGACGCCGTGCGCGAGGACATGGCGCGCCTGGAGCGGACTCTCGGCGCCGCC belongs to Acidobacteriota bacterium and includes:
- a CDS encoding cyclase family protein → MMASSRRRFLTTIGAAAAGAGVATAARGTTPGGAHPGNAVPGGAFSPSELLERHTRQTAAAGTPAARIAPVAGQSDRPMPSQAEVESWYRDLRNWGRWGDDDQKGAVNLITPEKSAAAARLVRNGRRVSMSRVFEPEQHFIRKSPRPNGAGVCVDYLGFIYHGQTVTHIDALCHMWDVDGMWQGHDPDTGVTTQGAAWGAIDAWSDGIVTKGVLLDVPRHRGEPHVTPDRPVQGWELEAIAEAHGVTVEPGDALLVYSGKDAYVRAGGEYGGGDRPGLSATCAKFVRDHDVALLGWDMMDARPDPYNLAFPMHGVLFNFGVALLDNALLEPLAAACAEEGRYEFMFMGLPLNVARGTGSPVNPIAMF
- a CDS encoding DUF1592 domain-containing protein — its product is MQRVPRFALALLVAGFAAAVIAAPAAGQQAADGVDGQALVDRYCVTCHNDRLETGGFSFDPLDAADVAAHPEAWEKVVRKLRAGAMPPRPRPRPDQEAYDGFRTWLEGELDAAAAASLDPGRTETFHRLSRTEYRNAVRDLLALDVDVQDLLPADDTSYGFDNIAGVLGVSPTLMERYLSAARKISRLAVASPVPSPTAETFRIASDLGQDRRMDRLPFGTRGGMVVDYNFPEDAEYVFEVLPDGPLRIEPHDLEVTIDGERIALLTVGKAPDPDDPRGLYTPQIETLEVRTPVTAGPHAVGVAFLRKTSAEPEGIRKLYLRPFTGEGSGGDSRFQPYVESLTIAGPYESSGARPVEGTPSRDRIFTCRPGPGAGTAEEAACARGILSAIARRAYRRPVADDDVERLLTFYERGRAGGSFDTGVEMALRRLLVSPEFLFRVERDPEGVEAGESYRVSDLELASRLSFFLWSSIPDDELLDVAERRELSVPAVFEAQVERMLADPRSEALVGNFAGQWLTLRNAAAVQPDEDEFPDFGERLRQGFRRETELLFSSVLREDRSALDLLNADYTFVDERLARHYGIPNVRGSHFRRVALEDGARGGLLGHGSILTVTSYANRTSPVNRGKWVLENILGTPPPPPPPDVPDLETAEGGQALSMREAMEQHRANPVCASCHRLMDPLGLALENFDAIGRWRDRGETRGAIDATGALPDGTPFDGPAGLKDALLRHPERFVTTVTEKLMTYALGRGIEYYDAPAVRAIVRGAAEDGYRLSSLVKGVVRSAPFQMRRSPS
- a CDS encoding DUF1552 domain-containing protein, translated to MIITRTSLPRRTFLRGMGATLALPLLDAMVPAATALAKTAARPSPRLGFIYIPNGANMAQWTPAGDGGTLSLSRSLKPLEKVRSHVVIPTGLDHRQAEAWGDGNGEHSRASAVWLNGIHPKRTEGADVQAGTTADQIAAAALGQETPLPSLELALENSFVVGNCDNGYSCVYTNTFSWRTPTTPLPMEHNPRVVFERLFGEGGTEEQRVARLQDDRSILDAVREDMARLERTLGAADRSRVTQYLDAVREIERRIRRSEAQSDAALPEVLERPVGIPESFDEHARLMFDLQALAFQADITRVFTFLIGREQTAQSFPEIGVPDPHHAMSHHQMDAERLEKYAMINTYEVSLLAGFLEKLQATPDGDGTLLDQSMILYGGGISDGDQHSHLDLPLILAGGGAGTLKGGRHLKYEGETPMTNLLVSMLDKAGVAIDELGDSTGRLPMETLSGV